One window of the Methanocaldococcus vulcanius M7 genome contains the following:
- a CDS encoding helix-turn-helix domain-containing protein yields the protein MKKMDELDVNTPIEYMGKIITPNQIKLLLALHKTKSQNEASKLLKISPSSFNIQLKRLEKKLGVKIYDSSPNGTILTSAGLNILEEYFTVRKRTSKNFFTVSGFVSGEIAKTIFEDPIITSFDNALKLLTLGLVDVLGVDDSYWIYRLNDERFLKADLGNFNFDIFLIAYDNFVMVSKGSFDYKNLIGVRFSSQRIVYNILRREGIKFKIKKRVKNPFIAIDLVEEGYSLFLNESLIKYVEDRDINIHYPTFYEKTIHAINFVSFNGDKFNKKDIEKMKKKVKKLGFKV from the coding sequence ATGAAAAAAATGGATGAGTTGGATGTTAATACGCCTATTGAATATATGGGGAAAATAATAACTCCGAATCAAATAAAACTACTGCTTGCTCTTCATAAAACAAAGTCCCAAAACGAAGCTTCTAAACTTTTAAAGATCTCCCCTTCTTCCTTTAACATTCAACTTAAAAGATTAGAAAAGAAGTTGGGAGTTAAAATTTATGACTCATCTCCTAATGGGACTATCTTAACCAGTGCTGGATTGAATATTTTAGAGGAATATTTTACAGTAAGAAAGCGAACAAGTAAAAATTTTTTTACCGTCTCAGGGTTTGTAAGTGGAGAGATCGCAAAAACTATTTTTGAGGATCCTATAATAACATCATTTGACAATGCTTTAAAACTTTTAACCCTTGGATTGGTTGATGTGCTTGGTGTTGATGATAGTTATTGGATATACCGCCTAAATGATGAAAGATTTTTAAAAGCAGATCTTGGAAATTTTAATTTTGATATATTTTTAATTGCCTATGATAACTTTGTAATGGTTAGTAAGGGCTCTTTTGATTATAAAAATCTAATTGGAGTTAGATTTAGCTCTCAAAGAATTGTTTATAATATTTTAAGAAGAGAAGGAATTAAATTCAAGATTAAAAAGAGGGTGAAAAATCCATTTATTGCAATTGACCTGGTTGAAGAAGGATATAGTTTGTTTCTTAATGAGAGTTTAATTAAGTATGTAGAAGATAGAGATATTAATATACACTATCCAACCTTTTATGAAAAAACTATCCACGCAATAAACTTTGTATCCTTTAATGGAGACAAATTTAACAAAAAAGATATTGAAAAAATGAAAAAAAAAGTAAAAAAGCTTGGATTTAAAGTTTAA
- the cobY gene encoding adenosylcobinamide-phosphate guanylyltransferase: MDALIMAGGKGSRMGGVEKPLVKIGDKYLIDHVLIPIINSNIEKIYVAVSPNTPKTRCYVNKTYKKTYKECVKPVNIIETSGKGYIEDLNEAMQYFSQPFLVVVSDIVNLTSKIINRIVDYFYLIKSKNPDIEALSVMIPKEIYPNPSLEFEGLVPAGINIVSPKYGEQKEEIFVINELLFNVNTRDDLIFAENLLNQKNK; encoded by the coding sequence ATGGATGCTTTAATTATGGCTGGAGGAAAAGGAAGTAGAATGGGTGGTGTGGAGAAACCCTTAGTTAAAATTGGAGATAAATATTTAATAGATCATGTTCTAATTCCTATAATTAATTCCAACATTGAGAAAATATATGTTGCAGTTTCTCCAAACACTCCAAAAACAAGATGCTATGTTAATAAAACATATAAAAAAACATATAAAGAGTGTGTTAAACCAGTAAATATCATAGAAACATCAGGTAAGGGATATATTGAAGATTTAAATGAAGCAATGCAGTATTTTTCACAACCCTTCCTTGTAGTTGTATCTGATATTGTTAACTTAACATCGAAAATTATTAATAGGATTGTTGATTACTTTTATCTTATTAAATCTAAAAACCCAGACATTGAAGCATTAAGCGTGATGATCCCAAAAGAGATATATCCCAACCCCTCCCTCGAATTTGAGGGTTTAGTTCCTGCAGGGATAAATATTGTTTCTCCAAAATATGGAGAACAGAAAGAAGAGATTTTCGTAATTAATGAGTTATTATTTAATGTAAATACAAGAGATGATTTGATATTTGCTGAAAATCTTCTAAATCAGAAAAACAAATAA
- a CDS encoding 4Fe-4S dicluster domain-containing protein, translating into MRKKVYYWTDSEHINKPVISDTILNTGVKINILKAKVEPQEAFLILELFGDEETIKKALDYLSKFGEVEEITKVIKRDMEKCVHCGCCITQCPINVIYMDDDYNVIFKEEECVGCKNCLKACPFKAIEIFE; encoded by the coding sequence ATGAGGAAAAAAGTTTATTATTGGACTGATTCAGAGCATATAAATAAGCCAGTGATTTCAGACACGATATTAAATACGGGGGTTAAGATAAACATATTAAAGGCAAAGGTCGAACCGCAGGAGGCATTTTTAATTTTAGAACTTTTTGGAGATGAAGAAACAATAAAAAAAGCATTGGACTATTTATCAAAGTTTGGAGAAGTTGAGGAGATAACCAAGGTTATAAAGAGGGATATGGAGAAGTGTGTTCACTGCGGATGTTGTATAACTCAATGTCCTATCAATGTTATTTATATGGATGATGATTACAACGTTATTTTTAAAGAAGAGGAGTGTGTGGGTTGTAAAAATTGTTTAAAGGCATGTCCCTTTAAGGCCATTGAGATCTTTGAGTAA
- a CDS encoding PRC-barrel domain-containing protein: MERMPAKLLFERTVIGNKGSVMGKVKDIVFDEKVGRLVSLEIEPSEHSPVMREEGKNVLLPYKLVVAIKDVVVIDESNLNRINIRVADQ; encoded by the coding sequence ATGGAAAGAATGCCCGCTAAATTACTTTTTGAAAGAACAGTAATTGGAAACAAAGGAAGTGTCATGGGAAAAGTTAAGGATATAGTTTTTGATGAGAAAGTAGGAAGATTGGTATCGTTAGAAATAGAACCAAGTGAACATAGCCCCGTGATGAGAGAAGAAGGAAAAAATGTTTTATTACCTTATAAGCTTGTGGTTGCAATAAAAGATGTGGTTGTAATAGATGAGAGCAACTTGAACAGAATAAACATAAGGGTCGCAGATCAGTAA
- a CDS encoding thiamine pyrophosphate-binding protein, producing the protein MIVITKFLESIVDFLEKNVKRIFSYPGEQILPLYNEIEGSSIKNIMVRDERGAGFMADGYARITNHVGVCLVTAGPGATNLTTPIATSYKDSSAVIAITGRCSRDKIGKNYFQEIDMSFLNFYKGYFVKEPNLKYFEEAFSLSFQNKKPVHLNIPKDVYGEFTIEEEINLNEMKDNNKDNSKDNDNKGNDIVDKTFNWKTLINENEKFKKTLILIGQGIYGTLSYKEMEKISSVLKKLDIPIATTFPARGIINEKEENCVGLIGRRGVIKPLLEADRIINVSSSLSFNTYPESIRKKLLSKTENIHLTPKNIDEIKEFFETFGLGEPWETEKWKRISPQGDYSTKINEIIENIPENSIIITDAGKHTVFTCLLKTCVVPRNIIASHSFGTMGFSVPVSIGAKFGTIDFGIDREVVSISGDGGFLMNVEELQVISEHNLKILMIVMKNNSLAEFCKIKNPNINRLADAFDIDNCYIENVDEIPQTIREYVKKDKPMLVVVETRDEKLPRPNI; encoded by the coding sequence GTGATCGTTATAACGAAGTTTTTAGAATCAATTGTGGACTTCTTAGAAAAAAATGTTAAGAGAATATTTTCCTATCCCGGGGAGCAGATTCTTCCACTGTATAATGAAATAGAAGGTAGCAGTATAAAAAATATTATGGTTAGAGATGAAAGAGGAGCTGGCTTTATGGCAGATGGTTATGCAAGAATAACCAACCACGTGGGCGTTTGTTTAGTTACAGCAGGTCCCGGAGCTACGAATTTGACAACACCTATCGCAACATCCTACAAAGATAGTTCTGCTGTTATAGCAATTACTGGACGATGTTCCAGAGATAAGATTGGCAAAAATTACTTTCAAGAAATAGATATGAGTTTTTTAAACTTTTATAAGGGATATTTTGTTAAAGAGCCGAATTTAAAATATTTTGAAGAGGCATTTTCTTTAAGTTTTCAAAATAAAAAACCCGTTCATCTTAATATCCCAAAGGATGTTTATGGAGAGTTTACAATAGAAGAAGAGATAAATTTAAATGAGATGAAAGATAACAATAAAGATAATAGTAAAGACAATGACAATAAAGGTAATGACATAGTTGATAAAACATTTAATTGGAAAACTTTAATTAATGAAAATGAGAAATTTAAAAAAACATTAATTTTGATTGGTCAGGGGATATATGGAACATTAAGTTATAAAGAAATGGAAAAGATCTCATCAGTTCTTAAAAAGTTAGATATCCCAATAGCAACAACGTTTCCAGCGAGAGGAATTATAAACGAAAAAGAAGAAAATTGTGTGGGATTGATTGGTAGAAGAGGGGTGATAAAACCCCTGTTAGAGGCAGATAGAATAATAAATGTTTCCTCATCACTATCATTCAATACCTATCCTGAGAGTATTAGGAAAAAACTTTTAAGTAAAACAGAGAACATACATCTAACACCTAAAAACATTGATGAAATAAAAGAGTTTTTTGAAACGTTTGGTCTTGGAGAACCATGGGAAACTGAAAAATGGAAAAGAATATCTCCACAAGGGGATTATTCCACGAAAATAAATGAAATTATTGAAAATATTCCAGAAAATTCTATAATAATTACAGATGCTGGAAAACATACTGTATTTACCTGCCTACTAAAAACCTGTGTAGTTCCAAGGAATATAATCGCTTCCCATTCTTTTGGAACCATGGGATTTTCTGTTCCTGTATCGATTGGAGCAAAATTTGGAACCATCGACTTTGGAATTGATAGAGAGGTTGTTTCTATTAGTGGAGATGGTGGCTTTTTAATGAACGTTGAAGAATTACAAGTTATCTCTGAACACAATTTAAAAATTCTCATGATTGTGATGAAAAATAACAGTTTAGCAGAATTTTGTAAGATAAAGAATCCAAATATAAATAGGTTGGCAGATGCGTTTGACATAGATAACTGCTACATCGAAAATGTGGACGAAATCCCGCAAACTATTCGGGAATATGTTAAAAAGGATAAGCCGATGTTGGTTGTTGTAGAAACAAGAGATGAAAAATTGCCAAGACCAAACATTTAG
- the dapF gene encoding diaminopimelate epimerase: protein MEFTKMHALGNDYIVINEFDGEKIKENEKKNFSKKICRRGFSVGADGVIFIQKPTSDNFDVRFRIFNSDGSEAEMCGNGIRCFSKYVYERVMKKNPLRVETKGGLRISEMEVENGEVKKIKVYMGVPKFKLKDIPMILEGKDNEEEFLNGELNLNNPILPKVRLSVVNVGNPHAVIFVEDNNIDLDFVRKNLDIIGRDIENHKAFPERINVHFVKVLNPNEIKIITWERGAGYTTACGTGTTASVVVAHKLGKTSNKVLAHLDGGLLEIEVKDDGVYMIGDAVAVYDGKLLNIGW from the coding sequence ATGGAATTTACCAAAATGCATGCCCTTGGAAATGATTATATTGTAATAAATGAATTTGATGGAGAAAAAATCAAAGAAAACGAGAAAAAAAACTTTTCAAAAAAAATTTGTAGAAGGGGGTTTTCCGTAGGAGCGGATGGTGTGATATTTATTCAAAAACCAACATCAGATAATTTTGATGTTAGATTTAGAATATTTAATAGTGATGGCTCTGAAGCGGAGATGTGTGGAAATGGAATTAGATGCTTTTCTAAATACGTTTATGAAAGAGTAATGAAAAAAAACCCGCTAAGAGTAGAAACGAAAGGAGGCCTTAGAATCTCAGAAATGGAGGTTGAGAATGGAGAAGTAAAAAAAATAAAGGTTTATATGGGCGTGCCAAAATTCAAATTAAAGGATATACCTATGATTTTGGAGGGAAAAGATAACGAAGAAGAATTTTTAAATGGGGAGTTAAACTTAAACAATCCAATACTACCAAAAGTTAGATTGAGTGTTGTTAATGTAGGTAATCCTCATGCAGTTATATTTGTCGAAGATAATAACATTGATCTTGATTTTGTTAGAAAGAACTTGGATATTATTGGTAGAGATATAGAAAACCATAAAGCATTTCCTGAAAGGATAAATGTCCATTTTGTAAAGGTTTTAAACCCAAATGAAATAAAAATAATAACATGGGAAAGAGGAGCTGGATACACAACTGCCTGCGGAACCGGAACCACAGCTTCGGTAGTTGTAGCCCATAAACTTGGAAAAACAAGTAATAAAGTTTTAGCACACTTAGACGGAGGACTTTTAGAAATAGAGGTAAAAGATGATGGGGTCTATATGATTGGAGATGCTGTTGCAGTTTATGACGGAAAATTGTTAAATATTGGCTGGTAA
- a CDS encoding homocysteine biosynthesis protein, whose translation MKTIKEINEKIKKGDAVVITAEEMIKIVEEEGAKKAADYVDVVTTGTFGAMCSSGVFINFGHSDPPIKMLKIYLNNVEAYGGLAAVDAYIGAAQPNEDPDVDIDYGGAHVIEDLVRGKEIELYAEGYTTDCYPRKDVNVKITLDDVNQAIMVNPRNCYQTYPAATNGREEKIYTYMGVLLPEYNNVHYSGAGQLNPLQNDYNPIINNYNTIGIGTKIFLGGGEGYIIGEGTQHNPPFGTLMVKGDLKKMNSKFIRAATMPRYGSTLYVGLGVPIPVLNEKIAERCAIKDEDIEVPIYDYGVPRRDKPMIAKTNYAVLRSGKIDLKVEIDGKIVEKTVKTGSVSSYKMAREVAEELKKWILEGKFLLSERVGTLGKPENKPMKSPITLVKDILSKPPITAPCNISIMEAAKILIEYNINHLPIVDDLGRLVGIITSWDIAKALAQNKKTIEEIMTKNVITAHEDEPADHVARKMSINNISGVPVVDDHKRVVGVVTSEDISRLFGGKK comes from the coding sequence ATGAAAACAATTAAAGAAATAAACGAAAAGATAAAAAAAGGAGATGCAGTCGTTATAACCGCGGAGGAGATGATAAAAATAGTAGAAGAGGAAGGTGCTAAAAAAGCCGCTGATTATGTAGATGTTGTCACTACTGGAACTTTTGGGGCTATGTGTTCTTCTGGTGTGTTTATAAATTTTGGACACTCCGATCCACCTATAAAAATGTTAAAAATTTATTTAAACAATGTTGAGGCGTATGGAGGTTTAGCCGCTGTTGACGCTTATATCGGAGCTGCACAACCTAACGAAGATCCGGATGTTGATATTGATTATGGTGGAGCCCATGTTATAGAGGATTTAGTCCGAGGAAAGGAGATTGAACTCTATGCTGAGGGATATACAACTGACTGTTATCCACGAAAGGATGTAAATGTTAAGATAACATTAGATGATGTTAACCAGGCAATTATGGTAAATCCAAGAAACTGCTATCAAACGTATCCGGCAGCTACTAACGGTAGAGAAGAGAAAATATACACTTACATGGGAGTTCTACTGCCAGAGTATAATAATGTTCACTATTCAGGGGCAGGGCAGTTAAATCCACTTCAAAACGATTATAATCCCATAATAAACAACTACAACACCATAGGAATTGGGACTAAAATATTTTTGGGAGGAGGAGAGGGGTATATAATAGGAGAGGGAACACAACACAACCCACCATTTGGAACACTGATGGTTAAGGGAGATCTAAAAAAGATGAACAGTAAGTTTATAAGAGCTGCCACAATGCCAAGATATGGAAGCACACTTTATGTTGGTTTAGGAGTTCCAATTCCTGTTTTAAATGAAAAAATAGCTGAAAGATGTGCTATTAAAGATGAAGATATAGAAGTTCCGATATATGATTATGGGGTGCCAAGAAGAGATAAGCCAATGATAGCAAAAACAAACTATGCTGTTCTAAGAAGTGGAAAGATTGATCTAAAAGTTGAAATTGATGGAAAAATTGTTGAAAAAACAGTAAAAACGGGTTCTGTTTCAAGTTATAAAATGGCAAGAGAGGTTGCTGAGGAATTAAAGAAATGGATTTTAGAAGGGAAATTCCTACTATCTGAGAGGGTTGGAACACTTGGAAAACCAGAGAACAAACCAATGAAGTCCCCAATAACACTGGTTAAAGATATTTTAAGCAAGCCACCGATAACTGCTCCATGTAATATTTCGATCATGGAAGCGGCAAAGATACTTATTGAATATAACATAAATCATCTTCCGATTGTTGACGATCTTGGAAGGTTAGTTGGGATTATAACATCTTGGGACATTGCCAAAGCCCTCGCTCAAAATAAAAAAACGATTGAAGAGATCATGACAAAAAATGTGATAACTGCTCATGAGGATGAGCCAGCCGATCACGTGGCAAGAAAGATGAGTATTAATAACATTTCTGGGGTTCCTGTGGTTGATGATCATAAGAGGGTTGTGGGTGTAGTTACTTCTGAGGATATATCACGATTATTCGGAGGGAAAAAATGA
- a CDS encoding topoisomerase DNA-binding C4 zinc finger domain-containing protein codes for MSVLNELFEVLSKDLHFNVSKLDSKNYDQNWKVPEGFISIIGLENAKMPVFYYGITNSYEKKFEIKKIVSPKGQKQVFARTYFIFDRRDIIEKEKYVVANAFNGLLLLIKLDKKEFIGKAVNMLTKGYEEDEFIREVLDNIKEKNMFDNIDETIRFVANRDYNWLIGRIKYNMGLLEYSGQGYYLLPIKTNMQITSGIKISNGKIIIDLENSHLFKNFIVYVDSVNNKIIYNKERLCNKNPAILDIMSKIDDNTCPWCGSKLRIVRTKKGEFLGCTNYPNCLYRRFPKK; via the coding sequence ATGAGCGTGTTAAATGAGTTATTTGAAGTATTGTCAAAAGATTTACATTTTAATGTCAGCAAACTTGATTCTAAAAATTATGATCAAAATTGGAAAGTTCCAGAAGGATTTATTTCAATAATTGGACTTGAAAATGCAAAGATGCCTGTTTTTTATTATGGGATAACAAATTCATACGAAAAAAAATTTGAAATAAAAAAGATAGTTTCTCCAAAAGGACAGAAACAAGTTTTTGCAAGAACATACTTTATATTTGACAGAAGAGATATAATAGAAAAAGAGAAATATGTTGTAGCAAACGCCTTTAATGGACTTTTATTATTAATAAAGCTTGATAAAAAAGAATTTATTGGAAAGGCAGTTAATATGTTAACAAAAGGATATGAGGAAGATGAGTTTATAAGAGAAGTTTTAGATAACATAAAGGAAAAGAATATGTTTGATAATATTGACGAAACTATTAGATTTGTCGCAAATAGGGACTATAACTGGCTAATTGGTAGAATAAAGTATAATATGGGGCTTTTAGAGTATTCGGGGCAGGGGTATTATCTTCTCCCAATAAAGACAAACATGCAAATAACTTCTGGAATAAAAATAAGTAATGGTAAAATAATTATTGATTTAGAAAACTCTCATCTCTTTAAAAACTTTATCGTCTATGTGGACTCTGTTAATAACAAAATAATATACAATAAAGAGAGATTATGTAATAAAAACCCTGCAATTTTAGATATAATGTCAAAAATAGATGATAACACATGCCCTTGGTGCGGATCTAAATTAAGGATTGTTAGGACAAAAAAGGGAGAATTTTTAGGATGCACGAACTACCCAAACTGTCTCTACAGAAGATTTCCAAAAAAATAA
- the leuC gene encoding isopropylmalate/citramalate isomerase large subunit, with protein MGMTIAEKILAKASGKKEVSPGDIVMAKIDVAMVHDITGPLTVNTLKEYGIEKVWDPEKIVILFDHQVPADSIKAAENHILMRKFVKEQGIKYFYDIREGVCHQVLPEKGHVAPGEIVVGADSHTCTHGAFGAFATGIGSTDMAHVFATGELWFKVPETLYFNISGELKPYVTSKDVILSIIGEVGVDGATYKACQFGGETVKNMSIASRMTMTNMAIEMGGKTGIIEPDEKTIQYVKEAMKKHGTERPFEIIKGDEDAEFEEVYEIEADKIEPVFACPHNVDNVKQAREVAGRPIDQVFIGSCTNGRVEDLRMAIEVIEKHGGIADNIRVIITPASREEYLKALKEGIIEKFLKYGCVVTNPSCSACMGSLYGVLGPGEVCVSTSNRNFRGRQGSLEAEIYLASPITAAACAVKGELVDPRDL; from the coding sequence ATGGGAATGACTATTGCAGAGAAGATATTAGCAAAAGCATCCGGAAAAAAAGAAGTTAGCCCAGGAGATATAGTAATGGCAAAGATTGATGTAGCAATGGTTCACGATATTACAGGACCTTTAACAGTCAATACATTAAAGGAATATGGAATAGAGAAGGTTTGGGATCCTGAAAAGATAGTTATATTATTTGACCATCAAGTTCCAGCAGATAGTATAAAAGCAGCTGAAAACCACATATTGATGAGAAAATTCGTTAAAGAACAAGGTATAAAGTATTTCTATGATATTAGAGAAGGAGTTTGCCATCAAGTTTTACCAGAGAAAGGACATGTAGCTCCGGGAGAGATTGTAGTTGGGGCTGATTCGCACACATGCACACATGGAGCTTTTGGAGCATTTGCTACTGGAATCGGCTCAACTGACATGGCACACGTATTTGCTACTGGAGAACTATGGTTTAAAGTTCCAGAAACACTTTACTTCAACATCAGTGGAGAGTTAAAACCATACGTTACATCAAAGGATGTTATTCTAAGTATTATAGGAGAAGTGGGTGTTGATGGAGCTACTTATAAAGCTTGCCAGTTTGGAGGAGAGACAGTTAAAAACATGTCCATTGCTTCAAGAATGACCATGACAAACATGGCTATTGAGATGGGAGGAAAGACAGGAATTATAGAGCCGGATGAAAAAACTATCCAATATGTAAAAGAGGCAATGAAAAAACATGGAACTGAAAGGCCTTTTGAAATAATAAAGGGAGATGAAGATGCAGAATTTGAAGAGGTTTATGAGATTGAAGCAGATAAAATAGAGCCGGTCTTTGCTTGCCCTCACAATGTAGATAACGTTAAACAGGCAAGAGAAGTAGCTGGAAGACCAATAGATCAGGTGTTTATAGGAAGTTGCACAAATGGAAGAGTGGAAGATCTAAGAATGGCTATTGAGGTTATTGAAAAACATGGGGGAATTGCAGATAATATAAGAGTTATTATAACCCCTGCTTCAAGGGAAGAGTATTTAAAAGCATTAAAAGAGGGAATAATTGAAAAGTTTTTAAAGTATGGGTGTGTTGTTACAAATCCTTCATGCTCTGCCTGTATGGGTTCGTTGTATGGTGTTTTAGGACCTGGAGAGGTTTGTGTTTCAACATCAAATAGAAATTTCAGAGGAAGACAGGGTTCATTAGAGGCAGAGATCTATCTTGCCTCACCAATAACTGCTGCCGCTTGTGCTGTTAAAGGAGAACTTGTGGATCCAAGGGATCTATAA
- a CDS encoding transcription elongation factor Spt5, producing MIFAVRTMVGQEKNIAGLMASRAEKEQLDVHSILASESLKGYVLVEAETKGDVEELIKGMPRIRGIVPGTISIEEIEPLLTPKKIIENIEKGDVVEIIAGPFKGERAKVIRVDKHKEEVTLELENAAVPIPITLPVEGVKIVSKHKD from the coding sequence GTGATATTTGCAGTTAGAACTATGGTTGGGCAGGAAAAAAACATTGCTGGATTAATGGCAAGTAGGGCTGAAAAAGAGCAGTTAGATGTCCACTCTATACTGGCTTCTGAATCATTAAAGGGCTATGTTTTGGTAGAAGCAGAAACAAAAGGAGATGTTGAAGAATTAATAAAGGGAATGCCAAGAATTAGAGGAATTGTTCCGGGAACAATATCTATTGAAGAGATCGAGCCACTATTAACTCCAAAGAAGATCATTGAGAACATTGAGAAGGGAGATGTTGTTGAGATCATCGCTGGACCGTTTAAAGGAGAGAGGGCAAAAGTTATTAGAGTTGATAAACATAAAGAAGAGGTTACTTTGGAACTTGAAAATGCTGCTGTTCCAATACCAATAACCTTACCTGTTGAGGGTGTTAAAATTGTCTCAAAGCATAAGGATTAA